A single window of Zea mays cultivar B73 chromosome 10, Zm-B73-REFERENCE-NAM-5.0, whole genome shotgun sequence DNA harbors:
- the LOC100283634 gene encoding AT hook motif family protein isoform X1, giving the protein MSSEGNKDVPNEALSVDLSSISGAKRKRGRPRKYEHPAYELPQKVQPLQSAPPLHCSQDGSSMASHTSGGYAHGSWSAQPRNSVNASIQGNSGKDDVLGKHFVGKLTKKIPGFSLITVKVKDNQVLKGWVPDEINLRPITPKDDLAPELPMLRPSHVRKRASAIHMQTALTVPLHLEDITLAKPLQMRRPVEETIAKHSVPLAPRPYMGSGVVAPVPISVALAPNNPELTSLTRQDAELVIPQSSVAAVPITSVPPCKQLANQNEFTEKNYVDEFQKDSESRNVTKELPGERQQLNDQVTDVVTESSGQIQNTDATVSDKIKITSGARDQPNPANSEQHEQQSSKEPSDITEQYEQMKTETDVQKGVDASKSDASVPDDIQPACDEQEIKVGCK; this is encoded by the exons ATGTCATCAGAAGGGAACAAAGATGTGCCTAATGAAGCTTTGTCCGTGGATCTGTCATCGATTTCTGGTGCAAAGCGCAAGCGTGGCCGCCCAAGGAAATATGAGCATCCTGCATATGAACTACCACAGAAGGTACAGCCCCTCCAAAGCGCCCCGCCTCTTCACTGCTCACAAGATGGCTCAAGTATGGCCAGCCATACATCAGGCGGCTATGCTCATGGTAGTTGGTCCGCACAACCTAGGAATTCGGTTAATGCTTCTATTCAAGGTAATTCTGGCAAGGATGACGTTCTCGGCAAGCATTTTGTTGGCAAGCTGACCAAGAAAATCCCTGGGTTTTCCCTCATTACGGTAAAAGTGAAGGACAATCAGGTGCTCAAAGGTTGGGTTCCAGATGAAATTAATCTCCGTCCAATAACACCTAAGGATGACCTTGCCCCAGAGCTACCCATGCTTCGACCGAGTCATGTTCGGAAGCGAGCATCAGCAATCCACATGCAAACAGCTCTTACTGTGCCATTGCACTTGGAGGATATTACACTTGCAAAGCCTCTGCAGATGAGGAGGCCTGTCGAGGAAACTATTGCTAAGCACTCTGTGCCTCTTGCTCCTAGGCCTTACATGGGTTCTGGTGTTGTTGCGCCAGTACCTATATCAGTTGCACTTGCACCCAATAATCCTGAATTGACAAGTTTGACCAGGCAGGATGCTGAACTTGTCATCCCACAATCATCAGTTGCTGCAGTGCCAATTACATctgttcctccatgcaagcaactGGCTAATCAAAACGAGTTTACTGAAAAGAATTATGTTGATGAGTTTCAGAAAGATTCAGAATCTCGAAATGTAACCAAGGAGTTACCAG GGGAAAGGCAACAGCTTAATGATCAAGTGACAGATGTGGTTACAGAATCTTCTG GTCAAATCCAGAATACTGATGCAACAGTGTCTGATAAGATCAAGATAACATCAG GCGCCAGAGATCAGCCAAATCCTGCAAATAGTGAGCAGCATGAGCAGCAGAGTTCTAAGGAACCATCAG ACATCACAGAACAATATGAGCAGATGAAGACAGAGACCGATGTCCAAAAAGGAGTTGATGCCTCAAAGTCAGATGCCTCAG TTCCAGATGACATTCAGCCTGCGTGTGATGAACAAGAAATCAAGGTTGGCTGTAAATGA
- the LOC100283634 gene encoding AT hook motif family protein isoform X2, with protein MSSEGNKDVPNEALSVDLSSISGAKRKRGRPRKYEHPAYELPQKVQPLQSAPPLHCSQDGSSMASHTSGGYAHGSWSAQPRNSVNASIQGNSGKDDVLGKHFVGKLTKKIPGFSLITVKVKDNQVLKGWVPDEINLRPITPKDDLAPELPMLRPSHVRKRASAIHMQTALTVPLHLEDITLAKPLQMRRPVEETIAKHSVPLAPRPYMGSGVVAPVPISVALAPNNPELTSLTRQDAELVIPQSSVAAVPITSVPPCKQLANQNEFTEKNYVDEFQKDSESRNVTKELPGERQQLNDQVTDVVTESSGARDQPNPANSEQHEQQSSKEPSDITEQYEQMKTETDVQKGVDASKSDASVPDDIQPACDEQEIKVGCK; from the exons ATGTCATCAGAAGGGAACAAAGATGTGCCTAATGAAGCTTTGTCCGTGGATCTGTCATCGATTTCTGGTGCAAAGCGCAAGCGTGGCCGCCCAAGGAAATATGAGCATCCTGCATATGAACTACCACAGAAGGTACAGCCCCTCCAAAGCGCCCCGCCTCTTCACTGCTCACAAGATGGCTCAAGTATGGCCAGCCATACATCAGGCGGCTATGCTCATGGTAGTTGGTCCGCACAACCTAGGAATTCGGTTAATGCTTCTATTCAAGGTAATTCTGGCAAGGATGACGTTCTCGGCAAGCATTTTGTTGGCAAGCTGACCAAGAAAATCCCTGGGTTTTCCCTCATTACGGTAAAAGTGAAGGACAATCAGGTGCTCAAAGGTTGGGTTCCAGATGAAATTAATCTCCGTCCAATAACACCTAAGGATGACCTTGCCCCAGAGCTACCCATGCTTCGACCGAGTCATGTTCGGAAGCGAGCATCAGCAATCCACATGCAAACAGCTCTTACTGTGCCATTGCACTTGGAGGATATTACACTTGCAAAGCCTCTGCAGATGAGGAGGCCTGTCGAGGAAACTATTGCTAAGCACTCTGTGCCTCTTGCTCCTAGGCCTTACATGGGTTCTGGTGTTGTTGCGCCAGTACCTATATCAGTTGCACTTGCACCCAATAATCCTGAATTGACAAGTTTGACCAGGCAGGATGCTGAACTTGTCATCCCACAATCATCAGTTGCTGCAGTGCCAATTACATctgttcctccatgcaagcaactGGCTAATCAAAACGAGTTTACTGAAAAGAATTATGTTGATGAGTTTCAGAAAGATTCAGAATCTCGAAATGTAACCAAGGAGTTACCAG GGGAAAGGCAACAGCTTAATGATCAAGTGACAGATGTGGTTACAGAATCTTCTG GCGCCAGAGATCAGCCAAATCCTGCAAATAGTGAGCAGCATGAGCAGCAGAGTTCTAAGGAACCATCAG ACATCACAGAACAATATGAGCAGATGAAGACAGAGACCGATGTCCAAAAAGGAGTTGATGCCTCAAAGTCAGATGCCTCAG TTCCAGATGACATTCAGCCTGCGTGTGATGAACAAGAAATCAAGGTTGGCTGTAAATGA
- the LOC100283634 gene encoding AT hook motif family protein isoform X3 yields MSSEGNKDVPNEALSVDLSSISGAKRKRGRPRKYEHPAYELPQKVQPLQSAPPLHCSQDGSSMASHTSGGYAHGSWSAQPRNSVNASIQGNSGKDDVLGKHFVGKLTKKIPGFSLITVKVKDNQVLKGWVPDEINLRPITPKDDLAPELPMLRPSHVRKRASAIHMQTALTVPLHLEDITLAKPLQMRRPVEETIAKHSVPLAPRPYMGSGVVAPVPISVALAPNNPELTSLTRQDAELVIPQSSVAAVPITSVPPCKQLANQNEFTEKNYVDEFQKDSESRNVTKELPGERQQLNDQVTDVVTESSGQIQNTDATVSDKIKITSGARDQPNPANSEQHEQQSSKEPSDEDRDRCPKRS; encoded by the exons ATGTCATCAGAAGGGAACAAAGATGTGCCTAATGAAGCTTTGTCCGTGGATCTGTCATCGATTTCTGGTGCAAAGCGCAAGCGTGGCCGCCCAAGGAAATATGAGCATCCTGCATATGAACTACCACAGAAGGTACAGCCCCTCCAAAGCGCCCCGCCTCTTCACTGCTCACAAGATGGCTCAAGTATGGCCAGCCATACATCAGGCGGCTATGCTCATGGTAGTTGGTCCGCACAACCTAGGAATTCGGTTAATGCTTCTATTCAAGGTAATTCTGGCAAGGATGACGTTCTCGGCAAGCATTTTGTTGGCAAGCTGACCAAGAAAATCCCTGGGTTTTCCCTCATTACGGTAAAAGTGAAGGACAATCAGGTGCTCAAAGGTTGGGTTCCAGATGAAATTAATCTCCGTCCAATAACACCTAAGGATGACCTTGCCCCAGAGCTACCCATGCTTCGACCGAGTCATGTTCGGAAGCGAGCATCAGCAATCCACATGCAAACAGCTCTTACTGTGCCATTGCACTTGGAGGATATTACACTTGCAAAGCCTCTGCAGATGAGGAGGCCTGTCGAGGAAACTATTGCTAAGCACTCTGTGCCTCTTGCTCCTAGGCCTTACATGGGTTCTGGTGTTGTTGCGCCAGTACCTATATCAGTTGCACTTGCACCCAATAATCCTGAATTGACAAGTTTGACCAGGCAGGATGCTGAACTTGTCATCCCACAATCATCAGTTGCTGCAGTGCCAATTACATctgttcctccatgcaagcaactGGCTAATCAAAACGAGTTTACTGAAAAGAATTATGTTGATGAGTTTCAGAAAGATTCAGAATCTCGAAATGTAACCAAGGAGTTACCAG GGGAAAGGCAACAGCTTAATGATCAAGTGACAGATGTGGTTACAGAATCTTCTG GTCAAATCCAGAATACTGATGCAACAGTGTCTGATAAGATCAAGATAACATCAG GCGCCAGAGATCAGCCAAATCCTGCAAATAGTGAGCAGCATGAGCAGCAGAGTTCTAAGGAACCATCAG ATGAAGACAGAGACCGATGTCCAAAAAGGAGTTGA
- the LOC100283634 gene encoding AT hook motif family protein isoform X4, with amino-acid sequence MSSEGNKDVPNEALSVDLSSISGAKRKRGRPRKYEHPAYELPQKVQPLQSAPPLHCSQDGSSMASHTSGGYAHGSWSAQPRNSVNASIQGNSGKDDVLGKHFVGKLTKKIPGFSLITVKVKDNQVLKGWVPDEINLRPITPKDDLAPELPMLRPSHVRKRASAIHMQTALTVPLHLEDITLAKPLQMRRPVEETIAKHSVPLAPRPYMGSGVVAPVPISVALAPNNPELTSLTRQDAELVIPQSSVAAVPITSVPPCKQLANQNEFTEKNYVDEFQKDSESRNVTKELPGERQQLNDQVTDVVTESSGARDQPNPANSEQHEQQSSKEPSDEDRDRCPKRS; translated from the exons ATGTCATCAGAAGGGAACAAAGATGTGCCTAATGAAGCTTTGTCCGTGGATCTGTCATCGATTTCTGGTGCAAAGCGCAAGCGTGGCCGCCCAAGGAAATATGAGCATCCTGCATATGAACTACCACAGAAGGTACAGCCCCTCCAAAGCGCCCCGCCTCTTCACTGCTCACAAGATGGCTCAAGTATGGCCAGCCATACATCAGGCGGCTATGCTCATGGTAGTTGGTCCGCACAACCTAGGAATTCGGTTAATGCTTCTATTCAAGGTAATTCTGGCAAGGATGACGTTCTCGGCAAGCATTTTGTTGGCAAGCTGACCAAGAAAATCCCTGGGTTTTCCCTCATTACGGTAAAAGTGAAGGACAATCAGGTGCTCAAAGGTTGGGTTCCAGATGAAATTAATCTCCGTCCAATAACACCTAAGGATGACCTTGCCCCAGAGCTACCCATGCTTCGACCGAGTCATGTTCGGAAGCGAGCATCAGCAATCCACATGCAAACAGCTCTTACTGTGCCATTGCACTTGGAGGATATTACACTTGCAAAGCCTCTGCAGATGAGGAGGCCTGTCGAGGAAACTATTGCTAAGCACTCTGTGCCTCTTGCTCCTAGGCCTTACATGGGTTCTGGTGTTGTTGCGCCAGTACCTATATCAGTTGCACTTGCACCCAATAATCCTGAATTGACAAGTTTGACCAGGCAGGATGCTGAACTTGTCATCCCACAATCATCAGTTGCTGCAGTGCCAATTACATctgttcctccatgcaagcaactGGCTAATCAAAACGAGTTTACTGAAAAGAATTATGTTGATGAGTTTCAGAAAGATTCAGAATCTCGAAATGTAACCAAGGAGTTACCAG GGGAAAGGCAACAGCTTAATGATCAAGTGACAGATGTGGTTACAGAATCTTCTG GCGCCAGAGATCAGCCAAATCCTGCAAATAGTGAGCAGCATGAGCAGCAGAGTTCTAAGGAACCATCAG ATGAAGACAGAGACCGATGTCCAAAAAGGAGTTGA